From a region of the Odoribacter splanchnicus DSM 20712 genome:
- the lysS gene encoding lysine--tRNA ligase, which translates to MSFTELSEQEIIRRNSLNELAKLGIEAYPAPEFQVNAHAAEIKERFDETAEPRNVVIAGRMMSRRIMGKASFFELQDATGRIQVYVSRDDISTDEASTAYNTVFKKLMDIGDIVGVKGFVFRTQTGEISVHAKELTMLSKSLRPLPIVKEKEGKVFDAFTDPEQRYRQRYLDLIVNPQVKEVFVKRTRMINAIRNFFNSKGYLEVETPVLQAIPGGASARPFITHHNALDIPLYLRIANELYLKRLIVGGFEGVYEFSRNFRNEGMDRTHNPEFTCMEIYVAYKDYLWMMNFTEEMIETAALAINGTTKAVIGENEIDFKRPFRRVRMADAIKEYTGYDIEKMSEEELYEACVKMEIPVDKTMGKGKLIDEIFGEKCEGHYIQPTFIYDYPKEMSPLTKKHRENPELTERFELFVNGKEVANAYSELNDPIDQLERFQDQLKLQERGDDEAMYIDYDFVRALEYGMPPTSGMGIGIDRLCMFLTNSASIQDVLFFPQMKPEKKVTVDGDEKYEALGIPKEWIAVVKKAGYQTVEALKAVGNTNKLHQELCGINKKEKLGLSGLTPEEVKKWLA; encoded by the coding sequence ATGAGCTTTACGGAATTAAGTGAACAAGAGATTATCCGAAGAAATTCATTGAATGAATTGGCTAAACTGGGGATAGAAGCCTATCCGGCACCGGAGTTTCAAGTGAATGCCCATGCGGCAGAAATAAAAGAGCGGTTCGACGAAACAGCAGAGCCCCGGAATGTGGTGATTGCCGGACGGATGATGAGCCGGAGAATTATGGGTAAAGCTTCATTTTTCGAATTACAGGATGCTACCGGCCGGATCCAGGTGTATGTCAGCCGGGACGATATTTCTACAGATGAAGCATCGACCGCTTACAATACGGTTTTCAAGAAATTGATGGATATCGGTGACATTGTCGGAGTGAAGGGATTTGTGTTCCGCACACAGACAGGTGAGATTTCCGTACACGCCAAAGAATTGACCATGTTGTCGAAATCGTTGCGGCCGCTGCCGATTGTGAAAGAGAAGGAAGGCAAGGTGTTCGATGCCTTTACCGATCCCGAACAGCGTTACCGCCAGCGTTATCTCGACCTGATCGTGAATCCTCAGGTCAAGGAAGTCTTTGTGAAACGTACCAGGATGATCAACGCTATCCGGAATTTCTTCAATTCCAAAGGGTATCTGGAGGTGGAAACCCCTGTGTTGCAAGCCATTCCCGGAGGAGCGTCTGCACGTCCGTTTATCACTCATCATAATGCATTGGATATCCCTTTGTATTTGCGTATTGCCAACGAATTATACCTGAAACGGCTGATTGTCGGCGGTTTTGAAGGGGTGTACGAATTTTCCCGGAATTTCCGGAATGAGGGAATGGACCGGACACATAATCCGGAATTTACCTGTATGGAAATTTATGTGGCTTATAAAGATTATCTGTGGATGATGAACTTCACGGAAGAGATGATCGAAACGGCTGCGCTGGCGATCAACGGGACTACGAAAGCGGTGATAGGCGAAAATGAAATCGACTTTAAACGTCCTTTCCGGCGGGTACGTATGGCCGATGCCATTAAAGAATATACCGGGTACGACATCGAGAAAATGTCGGAAGAAGAGTTGTACGAGGCTTGTGTAAAAATGGAGATCCCCGTGGATAAGACCATGGGTAAGGGTAAACTGATCGATGAGATCTTCGGTGAAAAGTGTGAAGGACATTATATCCAGCCCACTTTTATTTACGATTATCCCAAAGAGATGTCGCCGTTGACGAAGAAACATCGCGAAAATCCGGAACTGACCGAACGTTTCGAGCTGTTTGTAAACGGTAAGGAAGTGGCTAATGCCTATTCCGAGCTGAACGACCCGATCGATCAGCTGGAACGTTTTCAGGATCAGCTGAAATTGCAGGAAAGAGGAGATGACGAAGCTATGTATATCGACTATGATTTTGTACGCGCACTGGAATACGGCATGCCGCCGACTTCCGGTATGGGTATCGGTATCGACCGGCTTTGTATGTTCCTGACCAATAGCGCGTCGATTCAGGATGTGTTGTTCTTTCCCCAGATGAAGCCCGAAAAGAAAGTTACCGTAGACGGCGATGAGAAATACGAGGCGCTGGGGATTCCGAAAGAATGGATCGCAGTGGTGAAGAAAGCCGGATATCAGACGGTGGAAGCTTTGAAAGCAGTCGGGAATACGAATAAATTGCATCAGGAGCTTTGCGGAATCAACAAAAAAGAAAAGTTGGGATTGTCAGGGTTGACTCCCGAAGAAGTGAAAAAATGGTTGGCTTAA
- a CDS encoding TlpA family protein disulfide reductase, whose amino-acid sequence MKFLFPILFIMAVVSVQAQNSVRLKGKLVGMGTDLVKLSYDGATSVIGDEGSFMIRTDREGHFDTILPLSKPAFYRISRNTLYLSPGDDMEVYITTDNREAVFKGKGAEMNTYMKGRLFPKGGSFLGELRNRKGSFEEIKVAVDSLAQLRMAELERVKEATPAFKELEKARIVADMANSYTAYPSYCALQPVRSREEREKFMQQIIPDLLKVVPRVNREEYLDVAVVRDVIGTAMETPGLKEKLQFPERTQELFTAAQYAYKLDSEINTELVGEVREYAGKLKNTDIREVLEVKLHSAGALLKGSPAVDLELLAPDGKTARLSDYKGKVIYVDLWATWCGPCIQESPKFHELAKKYRNDNIVFLAVSTDTEKKSWLSFIEGKEAGIPEYNCTDTKNLNEGWQIKYIPRFLLIDENFKIIDAYAPRPSQPEAVELLDKILKK is encoded by the coding sequence ATGAAATTTTTATTTCCGATTTTATTTATCATGGCGGTCGTGTCGGTTCAGGCACAAAATTCTGTCCGTCTGAAGGGGAAATTGGTCGGTATGGGAACCGATCTGGTGAAACTGTCTTACGATGGGGCTACCAGTGTGATAGGGGATGAGGGGAGCTTTATGATCCGTACGGATCGGGAAGGCCATTTCGATACGATTTTACCGCTTTCCAAACCGGCTTTTTACCGGATCAGCCGCAACACCCTTTATCTGAGTCCGGGAGACGATATGGAGGTATATATCACGACTGACAACCGGGAGGCTGTCTTTAAGGGAAAGGGAGCGGAGATGAATACCTATATGAAGGGACGTCTGTTTCCTAAGGGAGGTTCTTTTTTGGGAGAACTAAGAAACCGGAAAGGAAGCTTTGAGGAAATCAAAGTTGCCGTCGATTCTTTGGCTCAATTGAGGATGGCTGAACTGGAGCGGGTAAAAGAGGCTACTCCTGCGTTCAAAGAGTTGGAGAAAGCCCGTATTGTCGCCGACATGGCAAATAGTTATACTGCTTATCCCTCTTACTGTGCTTTACAGCCGGTGAGAAGCCGGGAAGAGCGTGAGAAATTTATGCAGCAGATTATTCCCGACTTGCTGAAAGTCGTTCCCCGGGTAAATAGAGAGGAATATCTGGATGTGGCTGTTGTCAGAGATGTGATCGGCACTGCCATGGAAACTCCCGGTCTAAAAGAAAAATTGCAATTTCCCGAACGTACTCAAGAACTTTTTACCGCTGCACAGTACGCTTATAAGCTGGATAGTGAAATAAATACGGAACTTGTCGGGGAAGTACGGGAATATGCCGGAAAGTTGAAAAATACGGATATCCGGGAAGTATTGGAAGTAAAACTTCATTCTGCCGGGGCATTACTGAAAGGAAGTCCGGCTGTGGATCTGGAATTGCTTGCTCCGGATGGGAAAACGGCTCGTCTGAGTGATTATAAAGGCAAGGTGATTTATGTGGATTTATGGGCAACCTGGTGCGGACCTTGTATTCAGGAATCCCCGAAATTCCATGAGCTGGCGAAAAAATACCGGAACGATAATATCGTTTTCCTGGCTGTTTCTACCGATACAGAGAAAAAGTCCTGGCTTTCATTTATCGAAGGCAAAGAAGCCGGGATACCGGAATACAATTGTACAGATACAAAAAATCTGAATGAAGGGTGGCAGATCAAATATATTCCCCGTTTTTTATTGATAGACGAAAATTTCAAGATCATAGATGCTTATGCTCCGCGTCCTTCTCAGCCGGAAGCGGTGGAATTACTCGATAAAATATTGAAAAAATAA
- a CDS encoding RagB/SusD family nutrient uptake outer membrane protein — protein sequence MKKIFLWIVWGMFLCQGCDRFLDIQPKGYTIPSKYDDYRQLMNYAQMAKALDHYPVYITDDAQLGSGDEENNFTSMDDEIKNLYAFEHGAVFNDGVSDPIWNYAYNRIYVCNTVINNIMSVTDASESDKLNLKSEAMVARAFEYLCMIGVYAPAYDAATASTDYGLPLISSEDVADLNYSRSTVEQVYTAIKQDLDDALPALLDKTPNTFRPAKNVAYGFLARMYLMHGEYDKALENAKKALEVSEELVDLTEYTAKPNAYIGRIVRKDDPSSPYPEGMDNPENIYVRYPPSVFGLQMAVYASQELLDIYDKDLAPGAVDKRRELWFVDDEYSGVEFRGYTIFMPYIRANLALNNMEVILTAAECYAREGGTENLAEAARLYNLLRDHRIENNVHVTFANADEALVKVLEERRREFAFLGIYRFVDLKRLNKESRFQKTITHSADGQIWTLPPNDNRYIIPIPPVVKGFRPDLPDYER from the coding sequence ATGAAAAAAATATTTTTATGGATTGTTTGGGGCATGTTCCTTTGTCAGGGGTGTGACCGTTTTCTGGACATACAGCCGAAAGGATATACCATTCCTTCGAAATACGACGACTACCGTCAGTTGATGAATTACGCACAGATGGCTAAAGCGCTGGATCATTATCCGGTGTATATTACCGATGATGCTCAGCTGGGAAGCGGAGATGAAGAGAATAATTTTACCTCTATGGATGATGAAATTAAAAATCTCTATGCTTTCGAACACGGGGCTGTTTTCAATGACGGAGTTTCTGATCCGATCTGGAACTATGCTTACAACCGTATCTATGTGTGTAATACGGTAATCAATAATATCATGAGTGTGACGGATGCTTCGGAATCCGATAAGCTGAACTTAAAATCGGAAGCGATGGTTGCCCGGGCTTTCGAGTATCTTTGTATGATCGGGGTTTATGCTCCGGCCTATGACGCTGCAACGGCTTCGACCGATTACGGCTTGCCTCTGATCTCCAGCGAAGATGTGGCCGACCTGAATTATTCCCGTAGCACTGTAGAACAAGTGTATACGGCGATCAAGCAAGACCTGGACGATGCCCTGCCTGCTTTGTTGGATAAAACTCCGAACACATTCCGTCCGGCGAAGAATGTAGCCTATGGTTTTCTGGCCCGTATGTATCTGATGCACGGAGAATATGATAAAGCTTTGGAAAATGCGAAGAAAGCATTGGAAGTCAGTGAAGAATTGGTAGACCTGACAGAATATACCGCCAAACCGAATGCTTATATCGGAAGGATTGTACGGAAAGACGATCCCAGCAGTCCTTATCCTGAAGGAATGGATAATCCGGAAAATATTTACGTACGTTATCCGCCCTCCGTCTTCGGGTTACAAATGGCTGTATATGCCAGTCAGGAGTTACTGGATATTTATGACAAGGACCTGGCTCCGGGAGCTGTGGATAAACGCCGGGAACTGTGGTTTGTAGACGATGAATACAGCGGTGTGGAATTCCGTGGGTATACAATTTTTATGCCTTATATCCGGGCGAATCTGGCTTTGAACAATATGGAGGTGATTCTGACGGCTGCCGAGTGTTATGCACGCGAAGGAGGTACGGAAAACCTGGCGGAAGCTGCGCGTCTGTATAATCTGTTACGGGATCATCGCATAGAAAACAATGTACATGTGACTTTTGCCAATGCGGACGAGGCTCTGGTGAAAGTACTGGAAGAACGCCGCCGGGAATTCGCTTTCCTCGGAATCTACCGCTTTGTAGATCTGAAACGTTTGAACAAAGAAAGTCGTTTCCAAAAAACGATCACCCATTCGGCGGATGGACAAATCTGGACGTTACCGCCCAACGACAACCGCTATATTATTCCGATACCGCCGGTAGTCAAAGGTTTCCGGCCTGATCTTCCGGATTATGAAAGATAA
- a CDS encoding SusC/RagA family TonB-linked outer membrane protein, with translation MNADGSIKHLIPEGGYIDETRSDKNSYTLRAQINFNRTFDEKHEVSAIAGGERRAVHSTSTYVEKYGYDKVSLAHKYLDEATLNQTQQGTEAINNSYTHVPNGYPDTFGDKEDRYVSFYGNASYTYDRRYAITGSIRMDQSNLFGTNPKYQYKPLWSVGVSWHMAQEKFMGNMDWLDQLSIRFTKGINGNIAKQSGPYMIVYSAGINSWTGEYSSSVSSPPNSGLRWERTNQTNLGIDFSFFNNRLGGSFDYYAKNTSDLLGSIATDPTSGWGSLTMNYAEMYNHGYEIVLNSVNIQTRDFRWATNINFSYNKNRITKLENSSNSVSSYISGTNTREGMAMGTLFSVRWAGLDESGNPQAYKKDGTIVKSLADLTVEDLVRSGTSIPPYSASMSNMLTYKGFDLSFMFLYYGGHVMRDVMPKYFTSTTGTTNVDRSIRNYWKSPEDSDDPDKAPAFMRNASTNYTYLWYAADKHIKKANYIKLKEVTLSYNLPERWLKKAFISGMSINAQIQNIWWWGSQKRRLNPESWNGTSLTSISRSALDPTIYTLGLSLKF, from the coding sequence GTGAATGCCGATGGAAGTATTAAACATCTGATACCGGAAGGGGGTTATATCGACGAGACCAGAAGCGATAAAAATTCCTATACTTTGCGTGCTCAGATCAATTTCAACCGCACGTTCGATGAAAAACACGAGGTCAGTGCGATCGCCGGTGGTGAACGCCGTGCTGTACACAGTACCAGTACCTATGTAGAGAAATACGGTTATGACAAGGTCAGCCTGGCACATAAATACCTGGATGAAGCAACACTGAACCAGACCCAACAGGGTACGGAGGCAATCAATAATTCTTATACCCACGTTCCGAACGGTTATCCCGATACTTTCGGCGATAAAGAGGACCGTTACGTTTCGTTTTATGGAAATGCTTCCTATACTTATGACCGCCGGTATGCCATTACGGGGAGTATCCGTATGGACCAGTCCAATTTGTTCGGTACGAATCCCAAGTATCAGTACAAACCTTTGTGGTCGGTCGGTGTCAGCTGGCATATGGCACAGGAGAAATTTATGGGAAACATGGACTGGCTGGATCAGCTTTCCATCCGTTTTACCAAAGGAATCAACGGTAACATTGCAAAACAAAGCGGACCTTATATGATCGTATATTCTGCCGGAATCAATTCCTGGACCGGTGAATATTCCAGTTCCGTATCCAGTCCTCCAAACTCCGGCTTACGCTGGGAAAGAACCAACCAGACCAATCTGGGTATCGACTTCAGCTTCTTTAACAACCGTTTGGGAGGATCGTTCGACTATTATGCGAAAAATACTTCGGATTTGCTGGGGTCGATCGCTACAGACCCGACTTCCGGTTGGGGTTCTCTGACGATGAACTATGCCGAGATGTACAACCACGGTTATGAGATTGTATTGAACAGTGTGAATATACAGACAAGAGACTTCCGCTGGGCAACGAATATTAATTTCAGTTACAATAAAAACCGGATCACAAAACTGGAAAACAGTTCTAACTCCGTTTCCAGTTATATCAGCGGTACGAATACGAGAGAAGGGATGGCAATGGGAACTTTATTCAGTGTACGTTGGGCCGGATTGGACGAGAGTGGAAATCCTCAGGCTTATAAAAAGGACGGAACGATCGTGAAATCGCTCGCAGACCTGACGGTCGAGGATCTGGTACGCTCCGGAACAAGTATACCTCCCTATTCTGCATCTATGTCGAATATGCTGACTTATAAAGGTTTCGATCTTTCTTTTATGTTTCTGTATTACGGCGGACATGTGATGAGGGATGTCATGCCTAAATACTTCACGTCGACAACCGGAACTACGAATGTGGACAGGAGTATCCGGAATTACTGGAAATCTCCGGAAGATTCCGACGATCCCGATAAAGCTCCGGCCTTTATGAGAAATGCCAGTACCAACTATACCTATTTGTGGTATGCTGCCGATAAACACATCAAAAAAGCGAATTACATAAAGCTGAAGGAGGTAACCCTGTCCTATAATTTGCCGGAACGTTGGCTAAAAAAAGCTTTTATTTCAGGAATGAGTATCAATGCACAGATTCAGAATATCTGGTGGTGGGGTTCTCAGAAAAGACGTTTGAATCCGGAATCCTGGAACGGGACTTCTCTGACATCTATTTCGAGAAGCGCGCTCGACCCGACCATATATACGCTAGGTTTATCTTTAAAATTCTAA